The region ATTATGTAAATTGAAAAATATGGAGAGGAAAAACCCTACAACTCAATTGACTCAAAAACAAACTTCTCAGCTTGTTTCACTATCTCAGGAAATGAAAGAAGTTACCGAAAAAGAATACAAGGAATTCATTGAGACCCGAGATTTTGTAATTATAGAAAATGTAAAGGTTCTTTTACCAAAAGAATGGAAAATAGAAAGATTTGAACCGGAAAATTTTAAATTAGAAACCACTTCCGTTTGGTCCTTTCCGGATAGAGGCGAGTGGGCTACTCATAGGGGGAACTACCGTGCCAATTGGTCTCCTTACATTCCAAGAAATTTAATTTTGCGCTATACAAAAGAAGGTGATTTAATTTTAGATCAGATGGTAGGCTCTGGAACAACATTAATAGAATGCAAGCTTTTAAATAGAAAAGGAATAGGTGTAGATATTAATCCAGATGCCATTATGGTGACTCGGAATAGATTGGATTTTAAATATAAGTACGAACCAGAAATTAAGACTTATGTAGGAGACGCCAGAAATTTAAATTTAATTTCAGACGAAAGTATTGACCTAATTGCCACTCATCCTCCTTATGCTAATATAGTAAAATTTACAAATAATAAAATTTTAGGTGACCTCTCAAATGTGAGAAATATAGATGACTTTGTTAAGGAGATGGAAAAAGTTGCTAAAGAGTGTTATCGGGTTTTAAAGCCGGGGAAACACTGTGCGATTCTTATTGGGGATACTAGAAAAAGAAAGCATTTTGTGCCAATTGCAGTGAGAGTTTTGGAGGTTTTTTTGAGAGCTGGTTTTATATTAAGGGAAGATGTAATTAAACTTCAGTGGAGAATGAAAACCACAAGAGAAAAGTGGCGAGGCTCTAAATACGATTTCTTATTATTATCTCACGAACATTTATTCATTTTTAGAAAACCCCAAAAAAATGAAAGCTTAACCCCTTACAAAAATAGCATCTCTTGGTATAAAGAATTATGATTAAAATCGGAGAATACTTAGGAAAAGGTAAAAAAAGAAAATATTAGAAATCATTCCCTTATCAAATGGGTGGATTTTGGTAAGAACTGAAAATTCTAAATCGGCCCAAGACTTTAAAGCAAGAACTATAATCAACCCCATTTCATAAAATTCTATACCCCAAAATATGCACACTTTGTTATAGATTTTTATGGAAAACTCTGTCATAACCCCCAGAAGGCTGAGAAGGTATTTCAAGCTATTATTGAAGTACGGCAGGGCATAGAAGTAAAAAGGATTTTAAAAAATATCAACAAGAAACGGAAGGTTTGATGGGGTACAATTTAGATTACATTCTCTATGCTTTGAAATGGATTCTAGAGCAAGAGGACATTAATTTTCGAGGAAGACCAGAAAAACTTCAACAAAGACTTGATCAAAAATGCAAATTAGCAAATGTGTTAGTACCAAAAAATAGAGAGGGAAGTCAATTAGCAATTTCTTTATTCTGCGATATTCTGAGGGGGATACACCCCGTAGAAGCTTTGCTTTCTGCTAACTTAGACATAGTTCCTAAATTTAGAGGTAAGTGAGCAGAGGTTTAGACTCTTGCTTACTTATCTAATGTAAATAGGGATTTATTGTCATCTAGACCAATAAAGTCTGAAATTTGAAGGTTAATCACTGATCATCTCCCAAAAAGCTTTAGACTTTATTAACTCTGGTTGTCCGAATTTTGAAATTAGGGCCGATCTTCTTTACAATAAGAAGGATATCTGGATATTCTCAGGGGAGGTAGGGGCACAAGCCTGCCTGAGAACCTCACTAAGTTGCTGTGAGGGACCCTTTGAACCTGATCCAGGTAATGCTGGCGTAGGGAGGTAAGTATGACACAGATTGAACTTGCTAGAGAAGGTATTATTACCGAGGAAATGAAAACTGTTGCCCTGAAAGAGGGAGTTACACCTGAGTTTGTTAGGAATGAAGTTTCGATAGGAAGAGCTATAATTCCAGCTAACCCAAAACACCTTGAGATCGGCTTGGATCCTATAGTAATAGGAAAACACTTTAGGACAAAGATCAACGCTAACATCGGAACTTCTAAGCTAAACCCCAGTATTGACGAAGAAATCCAGAAGCTTTCCTATGTAAAAGAGTATGGTGCAGATACAGTTATGGATCTATCCACTGGTGGAGATTTAGACAAGATAAGAACAACTCTTTTAAAAGAAGCAACAATGCCTTTCGGCACCGTTCCGATATACCAAGTTCTTACCGAGAGAGGTGAGATTGAGAAAATAACAGAAGATGATATACTCTCGGTCATAGAGTTGCACGCTGAGCAAGGTGTAGACTTTATGACCCTACATGCAGGACTGCTTAGAGATTTCATACCTCTTGCAAAAAACAGAGTCACTGGAATTGTAAGCAGAGGAGGTTCCATAATAGCTAACTGGATGGTTATTAAAGGAAAAGAAAATCCAATATATACCAACTTTGACAAGATTCTAGACATATGCAGAAAGCATGATGTTACGATAAGTTTAGGAGATGGACTTAGACCTGGATGCATAGAGGATTCTACAGACTCTGCACAACTTGCGGAACTTAAAGTTTTGGGAGAACTTACTAAAAGAGCGTGGGAAAAGGGAGTTCAGGTTATGATAGAAGGGCCTGGGCATGTGCCACTGCACCAGATAGAGTTCAATATAAAAATACAACAGCAATGGTGTTATGAAGCGCCATTTTACGTTTTAGGACCACTTGTTACTGATATCGCACCTGGATATGACCACATAGCATCAGTTATTGGTGCAGCGCTGGCAGGTTGGTACGGAGCGTCTTTACTTTGCTACATCACCCCAAAGGAACACTTAGGTTTACCAAACCTTGAGGATGTGAAACAAGGCATTATTGCTTACAGAATTGCTGCTCACTCGGCAGATATTGCTAAAGGGATACCAAAAGCCAGAGAGTGGGATCTAGAAATCTCAAAAGCTAGATTCAGGTTTGACTGGGCAAGACAGTTTGAGTTAGCAATAGATCCCGAAACTGCTAGGAAGTATCACAAGGAATCACTGCCCGATGATATACAAGAAAGAGCTAAATACTGCTCAATGTGTGGTCCCGAATTCTGCGCTATAGGGTTAACCAAAAATGCACTTGATAAAATGGATTAAGAAAGGTTTTCTTCAAAAGCTCTAGGTTACCCAGACTTGACTAGGAATTTCGTTGTGCAATAGTAACTAGCTCCTGCATGATGCACAAGCACTATATCCTTCTTCTCAAGCAACCAATGGTCAGAGAATATCTCCTCATCTACAATTGCTCTTCTCGCCTCACCCATTATCATTGCATGTATCTGTAGAGGTACTATTGACTTAACAATAAACTCAACATTAGCAACACAATCTTCCAAAATCGGTGAATTGACAAATTTACCCCTAGAAAAAGAAATACTAAATTCCTTAAACTTATCCATCTCTCTTCCAGAAACGGATCCAACTTTCTCTATTATCTCAAGCATAGAAGCTGTAGGTGTGTTAAGGACAAACTCTCCAGCTTTGTCTATAAGTTCAAATGTAAAAGAACTTTTGTCCAATGAAAGCATCACAAGAGGTGGATCTTTCTCAACAGGCGTCACCCAAGCAACAGTTGAAACATTTCTTATTCCTCCATATTCAACACTTACGAGCTGTACATTCCCTAGATTAAATATTCTGTTAGTAAGTGACAAATCTATCTCCTTTTTCATCAAAACCTCCCTTAGGCCCTTTTGGTAAGAATCTCGTCAATTATACCATATTCTTTTGCTTCTTCAGGTGACATATAAAAGTCTCTGTCTGTATCCTTACGGACTCTTTCAATAGGTTGCCCTGTCTGCTTAGCAAGTATTAGGTTAAGAATATCCCTCATTCTGAGAATTTCTTTTGCCTGAATCTCTATGTCTGTTGCCTGTCCTTGTGCACCACCAAGTGGTTGATGTATCATGATTCTTGAGTGAGGAAGCGCAAACCTCTTACCCTTCGTTCCAGAAGCTAGAAGTATAGCTGCCATTGACGCAGCTTGCCCGAGACATATTGTCACTATATCAGGTTTAATGTATTGCATAGTATCATATATCGCAAGCCCAGCTGTAACAAGACCCCCGGGGCTATTTATATAAAAGTGAATCTCCTTGTCCGGATCCTCAGCTTCCAAGAACAAAAGCTCCGCTATCACTATGTTCGCAACATCCTCAGTTATTTCAGAACCTAGGATAATTATCCGATCCTTGAGCAACCTAGAGTATAAATCATACGCCCTCTCTCCTCTTCCTGTGTTTTCAATCACCATTGGTATCAAATACGATCTCTCTTTCATCTTCACCTCCAAAAACCATCAACAGAAAATCTTAATCTCGGATATAAAATATATACATTTCCTCTGTCAAGTTCAAACGTTATACCACAGTTCACACTACAAAAAAGATCGCATAAACTTGCGATTTAACCAAAACAAAACCGAAAATAACTAAAGATATACCTTTATGGAAAAGTCACGAAAATACCCCAACCTCATTAAATACATCAACCATCCCTTCAAGGCTAGCATTTACAATAAATTCCAATTAAGACTAGTTATCAGAAGCATCTTATCCTTACTCTTCTTATCTCTACTGTCCTCAAGCTTTGGTAAAGTAAAACACCTCAAATATACTTTCTCAGTTATGGGCATAAGGGCTGGAGAAGCAACAGTAAGTGTGGTAAGGAACGAGAGCAATCTGATTGTAACATCAAAAGTAAAAACATACCCTGGCTTAAAATTAGTAGTGGATGTGGACGACATCGTCAAGTCATACATTGAACTCCCATCTCTTAGAACTCTCAGAAGAGATACCTTAAGTGTAGGAGGATCCTTTAAAGATACAAACTCCGTTATCTTTGACAGAGAAAAGAAAGACATTGTGATTGAAAGCGTAGTATTTGGCAAAATATACATTCATAACACGAATGACAGTATAAATGATTTAGTTACCGAGGTTTTAAAAGTCACCCATTGGGATTCAGTGCCCACAGAGGTAAAGCTGAACTTTTTAGAAGTCACAAATACTCGCCCTATAACACTACAAAGACACAAAGGAAACAAGTTTACGATAAAAGAGATAAAGGACGCATACATAGAGATTACGAACATTGGCGGTAACTATACATTCTCAAAAGCAGATATACCAATTTTCTATCTCTTTCCTTTCGGCAATATAGGGCTTTCAGTTGAGTTAGTCAAAGTTAAGTTTGAGGAATAGCTTCTTTTTTCCACTCCTCAATTTTCTGTTCAAGTTTCTCTATGGAAAAGTATGGTTCCAATACACCATCAACTATTGCTGCTGGTGCAACACCACAAGCTCCTATACACCTTGCAGAAAGAAAACTTATAAGTCCATCCTTAGTCGTTTCCCCAGGTTCAATGCCATACTTCTCCTTCATATACTCAACAATCTTATTCGCCCCTTTAACATAACAAGCGGTGCCTAAGCACAGAACTACCGTATGCTTACCCTGAGGTTTAAGCTTGAAGAAGTGATAGAAAGTTACTACACCGTAGACATACGACCTGGGCAACTTCAAAGACTCCGCAATGAAGGTTAAAACCTCGTCCGTTAAAAACCCAAAAATCTCCTGAGCTCTGTGAAGGATCTCAATCAAAGTATCTCTTCTATACTGATGCAATTTCATCTGCCCCTCAAGCATCTTCCATCTTTTATCCACTTGCTCTTTAGCAACTTCAGGCATAACACCCACCCCTGTCAAAAATTATTTACCATAACAACTTCCGTATTCCACAAATTTCACCATTCCCTATAAAATTAGTATGCTTTTATCTCATTAAACTTTTTACATTCAACCACCAAAACCCCCAAACTACCATAGAGATTCACCGTTTTTCCGAAAATTACCACACTTTCTCCAACTGGCATCGGAAAAGAGTCTCTGCACAAAAGTCTTATCCACATCCCTCTCGCAGAATACAACGTATAGAGGTTGTATTTCTTACCGCTCTTCGTATAAACATCCATACCTTCATTATAGACCTTTCCAGAAAGAGCTATAAAGTTGACCTCCATAATCCACCCCACAGATATTAATTAAACACTAAAAGTTACAAATTTATTACACCTATCAAACTCCATCATTTCTCTATATCTTCAAGAGAGGTATCTTCTAGAGTTTTCTGCTCTGATTTAATCTCAAATCCATTTTCTATTCCTTTTATCAAGAGTTCTAAATCACTGGATTCACCCGCAAGTTCCTTCAATATTTCAGGTATCACATTAGTGCCAAACTCCTTAAGTAAAGCCAGAGCTTTTCTTATATTTTCAGACTCCTCACCTCCCGGAGCGATTTCCAAGTATCTTTCCCAAAGGAATACCGTTGTGCTAACATCCGCAATTCTAAGCGCCGACATACCGCCAAACCAGTAAGTTTTACTAAAGGAGGGCATCTTCTCCTTAACACTCAGAAAGTGAGACAAAGAATTAGTATAATCTTTCACAGCATAGTAAGCATAAGCTAAGTTAAACTCAAAAATCCAGCCTCTAGAACCTAGATAAATACCTTCCTTAAAGATATTTATTGCTTTTCTAGGTTCACCTGTTGCTAGATATGAATTTCCTAGCATAAGCAGTATCTCATCGTTCGTCGTGCTTTTCAAAGCCTTCTCCAGGGAAATCTTCGCTAACTCAAAATTGCCCGAGAAATAATAACTCTTACCCTTTTCTATCATTTCATTTGCCACCATAACCGAGCTTAAGCACAGAATAATTACTCCAAAAACAATCAGCCTCCTCATCACAAATAAGATACGGAAAAAACAAAAACTTTTCAACAGTTTTCAATAAATTCTAAAATTCATGCGGAATAGTCTTTCCTTTTACTGCTCTCGGTTTTGTCGTAGCTAGGGAAATACCTTTTCAAATACTTAAAGCTTAGTATAAAGTAAAGTTTTATGACTGAGGAATGTTATCTAGAAACAAAGGGGTAAGTAAACAAAAAGCTTGGAACATTTTTCTGCTTGCCTAATGGAGTTTGAAACCTGTTGAACAGTTCTACTAAAAATTGAGTGACAGTGCCGGTATAATTTAAAATTTATGGCGAAGAAACTTACCTCTGAGGCGAAAATGTCTTCAGAACCTAAGATAGAGATAGATGAGAGAACGAGGAAGCATCTTAAAGCTTTGAATCTTTCGGAAGAGGAATACGAACTAATAGTAAAATACCTTGGAAGAAATCCGAACGAAGTTGAACTTGGAATGTTTGGTGCTCTGTGGAGCGAGCACTGTGGATACAAACACACCAAAAGACTTCTTAAGGAGTTACCAACCGAAGGCAAATACATCTACCAAGGACCCGGAGAAAATGCTGGAGTAATAAAACTTGATGACTTCGCAATAGTATTTAAAATAGAGAGCCATAACCATCCAAGCGCAGTAGAACCATACCAAGGTGCAGCAACGGGGGTAGGAGGAATTGTAAGAGACATACTCTCAATGGGGGCAAGACCAATTGCATTACTAGATTCTCTAAGATTCGGTAATATATCCAATCCTCATGTAAAACATCTGGTAACCGGTGTTGTTAAAGGAATATCAGACTATGGTAATTGCATAGGAGTTCCCACAGTTGCAGGAGAAGTTTACTTTGAAGATGCTTACGATGAAAATCCATTAGTCAATGTTATGTGCGTTGGAATAACAAAGATTGACAAAGTGGTAAGATCTTCTGCGAAAGGAGTAGGAAATTTAGCGATATACTACGGTGCCAAGACAGGCAGAGATGGTGTTCATGGAGCAACCTTTGCATCAGCAGAGCTTGATACCTCCTCAAAAGAGGACAGATCTAGCATACAGATAGCAGATCCTTTTGTTGAAAAGAAACTAATAGAAGCTACCCTTGAGATGGTAGACAAAAACCTAGTAGTTGCAATACAAGATATGGGAGCTGCAGGACTAACAAGCTCATCCTGTGAGATGAGTGCAAGAGGGGGTGTAGGAATAGAACTAGAGCTTGATAAAGTTCCCCTAAGAGCTAATGATATCACACCCTATGAGATAATGCTCTCCGAATCACAAGAAAGAATGCTTGCAATTGTAGAACCTTCTAAGCTTGAGGAGGTAAAAAAGATACTAGACAAGTGGGAATTAGACTGGGCAGTTATAGGGAAAATAACTAACACTAAAAGATGCGTTGTGAAATTCAACGGGAAATTAGTTGCGGATGTTCCTCTAAAATACCTTGTTGACGAAATACCATCCTATGTAAAAGTGGGCAAAGAAGACCCCGAGGTAAGAAAAATAAGAGATATAAAGCCAACAGTAATGATTGAAAACTACAAAGACACTATCCTCAAACTCATCTCCTCACCCAACATCTCCTCCAAGAGATGGATCTTTGAACAATACGACTGGTCAGTCCAAACAAACACCATTATTCACCCCGGCAAGGCAGGAGCAGCAGTTTTAAGAATAAAGGGAACAAACAAAGGAATAGCACTGAAAGTAGATGGAAACGGAAGATATATGTATTCCCATCCTTTCTCTGGCGCCACTATCGCAGTAGCAGAAGCTACGAGAAACGTCTCTTTCGTTGGGGCAGAACCAGCAGGCATTACAAATTGTCTAAACTTTGGCTCACCCGAGAATGAAAACGTATACTACCAAATACAGCAAGGAATAAAAGGAATAGCAAAAGCTTGCAAAGAGTTAAATGTGCCCGTAACAGGCGGTAACGCCTCACTATATAACGTGTCAAACAACAGACAAATATACCCAACAATAACTATAGGATGCGTAGGTATTGTTGAAGATATAACTAAAGTCGTTGATTCACAATTTAAGAAAGATGGAGACCTCATAGCACTCATAGGAAATGAAACTAAAGAAGACTTCGGAATGGCAGAAATACTTAAAGTATTAGGCAAAGAGCTATGCGGAAAACCACCCATAATAGAATTTGACATTGAAAGAAAACTACAAGAATTCGCAAGATTTGTAATAAAACATGGGTTAATCTCCTCAGCAAACGACGTAGCAGAAGGAGGATTAATAGTATCCATCGTTGAAAGCGTAATAGATACGGACTTTGGCGCCCTTATTGATCTCTCAAACTTACCAGTCTATCCAACTATAGCACTGTTCTCAGAAACACAGAGCAGAGGAATCTTCTCCTTTGACAGAGAATTCTTGGACACTCTACAGACCATAACCCAACACTATGGCTTGAAGTTTAGACTCATCGGAGAGGTTATAAAAGACCATAAACTCATAATAAAAGGCATAAAAAGAGAAGATCCTCTGATAATAACCAAAGAAGAACTAAGAAATGCTTTCTACTCAAACTCTCTATAAACTCTTTTCAGCATTCCTCCTAATCACTTCAGCTCCACTATCTATTAGTGCAGTACCAAACTACGTTAAACTAGAAAGCAGTTTATCAGCATTGAAAAAAGATCTATCCATAGAAGGCAATATAAAGGTTTGGGAGGCATTTGTAAATATCTGTGCGGAAATAGTAGACTACGGTGAAATCAAAAACTATTCCCTTCTCAACCAAGAATATTACACCGAAAATCCCACGTTGCATATCTACCAAGGCTCAGTTTCAACAAAACTCGGATTCCGTTGGAAAAACCTATTTTCCTTTGTCTCTACAAAATTTATCTTCCTAAGCTTCTCAATCCATAGCTCTTTTTTACATTACTACGGAATTGGAACAATACTCTGGCTTGATGACAAGATAAAGATTAGAAGCGAAATTTCTGAAGCTAACTTTCTTTCAGGCGAACTAAAGGCAGAAATATTTGTCTCATACTCTGACGAGTTTTTTAAAGAGCTATCCATATCTCTGGTGAAGGATATAAACTCGTTGC is a window of Brevinematia bacterium DNA encoding:
- a CDS encoding DNA methyltransferase gives rise to the protein MKEVTEKEYKEFIETRDFVIIENVKVLLPKEWKIERFEPENFKLETTSVWSFPDRGEWATHRGNYRANWSPYIPRNLILRYTKEGDLILDQMVGSGTTLIECKLLNRKGIGVDINPDAIMVTRNRLDFKYKYEPEIKTYVGDARNLNLISDESIDLIATHPPYANIVKFTNNKILGDLSNVRNIDDFVKEMEKVAKECYRVLKPGKHCAILIGDTRKRKHFVPIAVRVLEVFLRAGFILREDVIKLQWRMKTTREKWRGSKYDFLLLSHEHLFIFRKPQKNESLTPYKNSISWYKEL
- the thiC gene encoding phosphomethylpyrimidine synthase ThiC, producing the protein MTQIELAREGIITEEMKTVALKEGVTPEFVRNEVSIGRAIIPANPKHLEIGLDPIVIGKHFRTKINANIGTSKLNPSIDEEIQKLSYVKEYGADTVMDLSTGGDLDKIRTTLLKEATMPFGTVPIYQVLTERGEIEKITEDDILSVIELHAEQGVDFMTLHAGLLRDFIPLAKNRVTGIVSRGGSIIANWMVIKGKENPIYTNFDKILDICRKHDVTISLGDGLRPGCIEDSTDSAQLAELKVLGELTKRAWEKGVQVMIEGPGHVPLHQIEFNIKIQQQWCYEAPFYVLGPLVTDIAPGYDHIASVIGAALAGWYGASLLCYITPKEHLGLPNLEDVKQGIIAYRIAAHSADIAKGIPKAREWDLEISKARFRFDWARQFELAIDPETARKYHKESLPDDIQERAKYCSMCGPEFCAIGLTKNALDKMD
- a CDS encoding flavin reductase family protein; this encodes MKKEIDLSLTNRIFNLGNVQLVSVEYGGIRNVSTVAWVTPVEKDPPLVMLSLDKSSFTFELIDKAGEFVLNTPTASMLEIIEKVGSVSGREMDKFKEFSISFSRGKFVNSPILEDCVANVEFIVKSIVPLQIHAMIMGEARRAIVDEEIFSDHWLLEKKDIVLVHHAGASYYCTTKFLVKSG
- the clpP gene encoding ATP-dependent Clp endopeptidase proteolytic subunit ClpP; protein product: MKERSYLIPMVIENTGRGERAYDLYSRLLKDRIIILGSEITEDVANIVIAELLFLEAEDPDKEIHFYINSPGGLVTAGLAIYDTMQYIKPDIVTICLGQAASMAAILLASGTKGKRFALPHSRIMIHQPLGGAQGQATDIEIQAKEILRMRDILNLILAKQTGQPIERVRKDTDRDFYMSPEEAKEYGIIDEILTKRA
- the hoxE gene encoding bidirectional hydrogenase complex protein HoxE, which translates into the protein MPEVAKEQVDKRWKMLEGQMKLHQYRRDTLIEILHRAQEIFGFLTDEVLTFIAESLKLPRSYVYGVVTFYHFFKLKPQGKHTVVLCLGTACYVKGANKIVEYMKEKYGIEPGETTKDGLISFLSARCIGACGVAPAAIVDGVLEPYFSIEKLEQKIEEWKKEAIPQT
- the purL gene encoding phosphoribosylformylglycinamidine synthase subunit PurL gives rise to the protein MSSEPKIEIDERTRKHLKALNLSEEEYELIVKYLGRNPNEVELGMFGALWSEHCGYKHTKRLLKELPTEGKYIYQGPGENAGVIKLDDFAIVFKIESHNHPSAVEPYQGAATGVGGIVRDILSMGARPIALLDSLRFGNISNPHVKHLVTGVVKGISDYGNCIGVPTVAGEVYFEDAYDENPLVNVMCVGITKIDKVVRSSAKGVGNLAIYYGAKTGRDGVHGATFASAELDTSSKEDRSSIQIADPFVEKKLIEATLEMVDKNLVVAIQDMGAAGLTSSSCEMSARGGVGIELELDKVPLRANDITPYEIMLSESQERMLAIVEPSKLEEVKKILDKWELDWAVIGKITNTKRCVVKFNGKLVADVPLKYLVDEIPSYVKVGKEDPEVRKIRDIKPTVMIENYKDTILKLISSPNISSKRWIFEQYDWSVQTNTIIHPGKAGAAVLRIKGTNKGIALKVDGNGRYMYSHPFSGATIAVAEATRNVSFVGAEPAGITNCLNFGSPENENVYYQIQQGIKGIAKACKELNVPVTGGNASLYNVSNNRQIYPTITIGCVGIVEDITKVVDSQFKKDGDLIALIGNETKEDFGMAEILKVLGKELCGKPPIIEFDIERKLQEFARFVIKHGLISSANDVAEGGLIVSIVESVIDTDFGALIDLSNLPVYPTIALFSETQSRGIFSFDREFLDTLQTITQHYGLKFRLIGEVIKDHKLIIKGIKREDPLIITKEELRNAFYSNSL